The DNA segment TACCAACTCACCATGTTCAGACACATAAAATCATCACCCCATACTCCTTCCCTACCCCCCTTGTTACCCAATACCTGGCAAGTTGATGACCAGTAACAAAAAGAGATCACCTCTCCCATACAACATTGCAAAAACGCCGCCAAGATATGCTCTTTGCAAGTGATCATGAAAAGAAAGTGACTTCTTTCTCTGTTAattcttttttcctttcccatTTGATCTCTTTTTCCATGCAGCCCAGATTTCCCGATTCGTTGAGGTATATCTCCGTGATCCCAAGCACCATTACTTTTTAGATGCTATgacacaaaacaaaaaccatgACCCATAAAatagaaaaaaaaccccGCCCTCTACCTTTTGTTGAACAGGTGGCAAATTATACGCCGGATATCATTCCCCTTCCACATAATTTTTGAAACAAAACACTGACCCGTTTAAAGACCAGCGTCGACTCTCCAGCCCTCAacggggagagggaaggtggaggaccACTCAGCgatctccttcttgagctcgttGATGCGGGGAACCTCGCCAGAGGCAACCTTGGCCTTGAAgtccttgagcttgttggcCTCCTTGGGGAGAGCAGCCTGGACCTCCTTGCAGAGCTTGATGCTCTCGTCGATATACTTGGCGACGCGCTCGAAGTCGGCCTCGCCGAAGCCACGAGAGGTCATAGCGGGGGTACCAATACGGAGACCACCAGGGGTAAGAGCGCTCTTGTCACCGGGGACGGCGTTCTTGTTGCAAGTGATGTTGATCTGCTCGAGGAGAGCCTCGACACGGGCACCGTCAAGAGCAAAGGGgcggaggtcgaggaggaccATGTGGGAGTCGGTACCGTCAGAGACGAGCTTGTGGCCCTGCTCCTTGAAGACTCTCTCGAGCGTCTTGGCGTTGGCAACAACCTTCTCCTGGTAAGCCTTGAACTCGGGGGAGGCGGCCTGCTTGAGGGCAACGGCAAGagcggtgatggtgtggttgtggGGGCCGCCCTGGTGCCCGGGGAAGACGGAGAAGTTGATCTTGTCCTCGAGGTCGTAGAGGGTTTCCTTGCCGGTCTTGGCATCAACGGAGCGGACGCCCTTGCGGAAGAAGATCATGGCACCACGGGGACCACGGAGGGACttgtgagtggtggtggtgacgacaTCGGCATACTCGAAAGGAGTAGGGATGACGCCGGAGGCAACGAGACCAGAGATGTGGGCAATGTCGACAACGAGGTAAGCACCAACCGAGTCGGCAATCTTGCGCATGCGCTCGTAGTCGATGAGGCGGCAGTAGGCCGAAGTACCGGCGACGAGGATCTTGGGGCGGAAGAGCTGTGCGTTCTTCTCGAGCTGGTCGTAGTCAATGATGCCAGTGTCAAGGTTGACACGGTAGGGCATGGTCTCGAAGTAGGTGGAGACAGCAGAGATCCTAGGGAGCCCATGTTAGCTCTCTGTGGGGTAACGTAGATCCGGGGAAAGCTGGGAAATGCTTACTTGCGCTGGGGGGTCTGGTAACCGTGGCTCAGATGGCCACCGTGGGGGAGGTCGAGACCCATGAGTCTGCCGTGAGGAGGCATGATGGCCTGGTAGACCTGGAGGTTGGCAGGGCTGCCACTCAAGCACTGAACGTTGACACCCCACTTCGCGgggtcgaggtggaaggcCTCAAGGGCACGCTTCTGGCAGAGAAGCTCGATCTCGTCGATGTGCTGGTTGCCGCCATAGTAACGAGCGCCGGGGAGACCCTCAGAGTACTTGTTGGACATGGGGGAGCCGAGGGCATCGAAAACGGCGCGGGAGGTGACGTTCTCGgaggcgatgaggatgatggactCGCGCTGACGCTGGATCTCGTGCTTCTGTAGGAGGGGTCAATGCTGCTGTTCCGGCCATGTATCGAGGCTATTCAATTCCAACGGAGGCGTACCATGATCTCAGCGACCTCGGGGTCAGAGTCCACGAGGGACTTCTCGAGGAGCTAGAGGCGGTGAGTCAGTAAGTGAGGTCTTCATCATGGGAATATAGTCTGTTTACGAACCTGCTTGTGCTCCTCGGAGAGGGCGTATGTGCTGGAGGCCATTGTGTCTTGTGTGTAAGTCGGATGActtgggggatgatggtaGGAAttgagtttggtgatgaggaaaaaagaagagaaaaaaagtttGAGTGAGACGAGGATTCACAGGGTCTTTGTCTTTCTTTGGCGGGGGGCCGTCTGGAGGGGGAATCGGAgggaggaaagaaaaatTTGGGAACCCCCACTTCGTGACTGAGCATCAGTTGCGGAGCTTTGCAGCGGAAAGGAGGGGCAACAGGGGCGTTTGGAGGGGCTTCGGTTGGGACCTCACGGACCTGCAACACCCAGCCAGTGTCATGCCAAGCTCATCATGCATCTATTGAAGTCTACCATGACCGAATCGGTCATATTCGGCCACTTTTCCACAGCGATCTCGGTCCTCTGTTCCTGATgtttgaaggtggaggttatCTTGGGAGTCTTGGCCATCTCTCTATAAGACTTTTACGATGGAACTActgtaggtaggtatgtattCTGGACACTACTACAGACGCCAATTCGATGTGGTATCGCACTATGCGGTCACCCACTTCAGAGAGATCTACGCACCACACCGCATGCACCGACAGACCGACCGTCCCGACGTCGCTACACTGGAATGTCTGTCGTGAGTCTGGCCCGGGATCGGGACCGGAAAATCGGATCAAGGTGGAGTTGCGTGCCGATATCTCGATCCGAACAGTTGGGAGTCATTGGCTGTCTCTGACTTACACCGGTGAACCTGGGAATGGATAACGCGTCATCTTGCCATAACCCACTTGTAATCTGATATAGGGGGGAGTGAACTCTCTCTTAAGAGGGCGTCGCGGCCTATCGATAATTTTTATACTCCCatcttttatttttattGTTCATAAAGCTTCAAACTGGCAAACTCTACACCGGAAAGCCTGCTTTTCAGACTCTTCGAGCTGACCTCTCAGTGGATTGAGCGCCAATCAGACCAGGGtgccatcaaggttcttgcCGCGGCTCACCAATGACGAATGCCATCCATCAATTCAACAATCCATTCAACGACACACCGGCTGATGGCTTTAAAGAATGATGTGCGCTCGGGAGCCTGTTCGACAGGTCACGGGATCGACTATTAGATGAGGCGGACAGGTCGGACAGGCGGACTGGGTGGACAGTTCTGCACAGATGGGCTGGCTATTGCTGGCTGTATGGTAATGGAATCCCCGGAAGCGAGAGTCACAGTTGGATGAAACGGTCAGCCAAGGTTCCCAAACGACCTGCGTGATCAATCCGCCCAATCGTTGCCATGGTTTCCGTACAATACCACTGTAATTACGATACATCTTGTGCCTGGCCGCTGCTTCCCCGCGCCAAGACGTCATGAGGCAGGGGAGACCACACGCAAGCGGAGGTATCACGATACCCGATACGGTTACTCTGTATTTCTCACCGGCCCGTCCGTCGTCAGCAGCGCCACCCTGCCTCTCTGTCTGCCGCCTGCCACAACAAGCCAAGGCTGCGTGGCCAGCCAAGCAGCACCCCAGGCCCCAGGACCACCCCAGACCCAGCAACCTTCGTCACCGTTaacctctccccatccatctccaactgACTTGCTCCAactctctttctcctccctccccccttccattTAACATTCAGTCTTTTGACTGCATCCATtttccatcaacaccatcgccCACAAACCTACCTCCACACCTGACCGACCCGACGCTCTCTTATCACCACCGTCTCTCTTTTCCCGCAACCCGCTTATCGGACTGCCCAACATGAAGGGCGCTCTTCTTACCGCAGCTGTGCTGCTTGGAGCCGCTCAGGCCGGTGGCACCcacaagctcaagctcaagaaggtCCCTCTTGCTGAGCAGCTGGTACGTTTTTATCCATTTTGGAATGTCTGCGACAGTTGTTTGCTAATGCTTATCGTGTGCAGGAGGCGGTCCCTCTCGAGACTCAGATGAAGCACCTCGGCCAGAAGTACATGGGCATCCGGCCTCAGCAGAGCCATGCCAATGCTGTCTTCCAGGGCTCGCTCGCCGACCCTAAGGGCATCCACCCCGTTCCCATCTCGAACTTTATGAACGCTCAGTGTATGTGCATTCCATCAAATGACGCTCTGCGATAAGATGCAAATGGCGCCATACTAACCCGTGCTGCGACAGACTTCTCCGAGATTACTATTGGTACTCCTCCCCAGTCTTTTAAGGTGGTCCTGGACACGGGAAGTTCTAATCTTTGGGTGCCGTCGGTGGATTGCGGGTCTATCGCCTGCTACCTGCACTCCAAGTATGACTCCTCTGCGTCTTCGACCTTCAAGGCCAACGGGTCTTCGTTTGAGATTCGGTACGGCTCCGGGTCGCTCAGTGGTTACGTGTCGCAAGACACCATGACTATTGGCGACATCAAGATTAAGGAGCAGGATTTCGCCGAGGCCACCAGCGAGCCTGGTCTTGCTTTCGCCTTTGGCCGTTTCGATGGTATCATGGGTCTTGGTTTTGACAGAATCTCGGTGAACGGGATCGTGCCCCCCTTCTACAAGATGATTGAGCAGAAGCTCATTGATGAGCCCGTGTTTGCTTTCAAGCTTGCAGATACCGAGGGCGAGTCCGAGGTTACCTTTGGCGGTGTCGACAAGGACGCGTACAAGGGCAAGCTTATTACGATTCCCCTCAGACGTAAGGCCTACTGGGAGGTGGACTTTGACGCCATCTCCTATGGTGACGACACTGCTGATCTCGAGAACACCGGTATCATCCTCGATACCGgcacctccctcatcgcgCTGCCCAGCCAGCTCGCTGAGATGCTGAACGCTCAGATCGGTGCCAAGAAGGGCTACACTGGTCAGTACACTGTCGACTGCGCCAAGCGTGACTCGATGAAGGATGTCACGTTCAACCTTGCTGGCTACAACTTCACTCTCGGCCCCTACGACTACGTCCTCGAGGCTGGCAGCAGCTGCATctcgtccttcttccccatGGACATGCCCGAGCCGGTCGGACCTCTCGCTATTCTGGGAGACTCCTTCCTGCGCAGATACTACTCTATCTACGACCTTGGCGCCAACACTGTCAGCCTTGCCGAGGCCAAGTAGTACAAGCCACGGAAGTCGCTTTCCATCGACGACCCGGCcaggagaaagaagaagaagggcgggaGACCGTGATGACAGGATGccaggatgggatgggatgggatgggatgggatgaacaGCGCAGGGATTGGAGTTGGTTTCATATTTTTTTTGCGGTTGTGGCTTTGGTTTGATCAGTTTGTATTTTTGCTGTTTTTGTCGTTTCCGGAGTTGGCACAacacacatcatcatcaatcagTAATGCGGCGGATGGAAACTGTACCTTACACGTCCAAAGCAACAAGTTGCGCACAGAGTagtgtttttcttttgtaaAGTAATCATGGGATAGCAATCCAGTAGAACATATTACTGCATTTTTTTACTTTACTTTACTCGGGAGTGTACTATGCTCCGTACTTCCGTACTTCCGTAGTTATGCTGTGCTCCGTGTCATCCATCTGTCTGATGCTGCGACAGATGCAGCCAAATGCCAAATGCAGAGTGCAGTGCTGGGCAGCAGGGGCTGgccggggggggggctggTCACGTGCCGACCTGAGGGAAAAGTGCTCCACAGACTGTGACGGAAGGGGACTAGTGTGGATAAGCCTCGCGCTGGCTTTTCGTAAACCAGTCCTCGGGGGTTGAGTTTGAACGACGGCCCTCCGCCATCACTCCTCAGCCCTTCGCAGCCTGCAACAGACAAAAAATAGCCATCGGATGCCGAGTGCCGCCCCAAGTCTGACTTGAAATCTAAAGGGCACCCCTTTCACCATCCCGTGCTCCTGTTTTGGATGAATTTGGCCCGTTGAGAGCGCGCCCGTGGTGCAGACGACAAAAGAGGCTGCTTGCTGAGGGTACCGAGTAAgctgcttgctttgctgccgcttggtgctgctgctgctctccctTTCGCGAACAGGAACACGCGAATCGCGCGACAACTTGCAACCCACGCAGCTAAAAATTCAcccacctttttttttgcacACGGCCAACCATCCCACCTCCCGGGggtccatcaccacctcgacGGGTCTACTCATTCCCCGCCAACCATGGCTACGCCCGACGTCGCCGCGCCGAGTGTCAACGGCGTCGCAGCTTCGTCGCGTGCAGACTCGCCCGCAGACTCAATTAATTCCTCCACCAAGCGGAAACGCGATGCGAACAACGACCAGCAGGACCACGACGACAAGAATTCCAAGCCCCAGGTGAACGGCCTCCAAAAGTGCCACGATGATCAATCCCTCATTCGCAACTTTTTTGATGTTTTACAAAGGTATGCGCTCTCTTGCCTTGTATCAATTGCTGTGCCTTCATGACAGCACCGTTGCTTCGCATCTCTGCCCTTGGCTACCCTGGACCACTGACCTCATTCCCATCAGCCACGACAAGACCACTCCAGCCATCCTCAAGCGCCATCTCCAAGTTCCCGCCCCCGACGGTGAGCCCTCCCTCAAAAGAGCCAAGTCCGAGGAAGACGAGCCGACCACCATTGCCGACAAGGTGTCACAGGGGGCCTACCGAATTCTCGACGACCTGATGTGCGATCTTACCAAGGCGGTAGAAGACCAGGTGAAGGAACTCAAGATTGAAGATGGTGCTGCCAACGGGGACGTCATCAGCCAGACGAAATCCTTCAAAGCCGCGGCTTTAGAGCTGTACCGACGAGAGCTGTCGTACCCCAAACTGCCCCAATCTTTACCGGCGGTGCGACCTGGCCAAAAGGAAACAGGATCTGAGGGTagcttggtcttgtcgaCGTTTGGTCAAGCCCCGAAT comes from the Podospora pseudocomata strain CBS 415.72m chromosome 5, whole genome shotgun sequence genome and includes:
- the SHM2 gene encoding Serine hydroxymethyltransferase, cytosolic (COG:H; EggNog:ENOG503NVHZ), with amino-acid sequence MASSTYALSEEHKQLLEKSLVDSDPEVAEIMKHEIQRQRESIILIASENVTSRAVFDALGSPMSNKYSEGLPGARYYGGNQHIDEIELLCQKRALEAFHLDPAKWGVNVQCLSGSPANLQVYQAIMPPHGRLMGLDLPHGGHLSHGYQTPQRKISAVSTYFETMPYRVNLDTGIIDYDQLEKNAQLFRPKILVAGTSAYCRLIDYERMRKIADSVGAYLVVDIAHISGLVASGVIPTPFEYADVVTTTTHKSLRGPRGAMIFFRKGVRSVDAKTGKETLYDLEDKINFSVFPGHQGGPHNHTITALAVALKQAASPEFKAYQEKVVANAKTLERVFKEQGHKLVSDGTDSHMVLLDLRPFALDGARVEALLEQINITCNKNAVPGDKSALTPGGLRIGTPAMTSRGFGEADFERVAKYIDESIKLCKEVQAALPKEANKLKDFKAKVASGEVPRINELKKEIAEWSSTFPLPVEGWRVDAGL
- the APR1 gene encoding aspartic proteinase precursor (COG:O; EggNog:ENOG503NW5J; MEROPS:MER0000941), with protein sequence MKGALLTAAVLLGAAQAGGTHKLKLKKVPLAEQLEAVPLETQMKHLGQKYMGIRPQQSHANAVFQGSLADPKGIHPVPISNFMNAQYFSEITIGTPPQSFKVVLDTGSSNLWVPSVDCGSIACYLHSKYDSSASSTFKANGSSFEIRYGSGSLSGYVSQDTMTIGDIKIKEQDFAEATSEPGLAFAFGRFDGIMGLGFDRISVNGIVPPFYKMIEQKLIDEPVFAFKLADTEGESEVTFGGVDKDAYKGKLITIPLRRKAYWEVDFDAISYGDDTADLENTGIILDTGTSLIALPSQLAEMLNAQIGAKKGYTGQYTVDCAKRDSMKDVTFNLAGYNFTLGPYDYVLEAGSSCISSFFPMDMPEPVGPLAILGDSFLRRYYSIYDLGANTVSLAEAK